Below is a genomic region from Miscanthus floridulus cultivar M001 chromosome 1, ASM1932011v1, whole genome shotgun sequence.
CGTTGCTGTGGTGAAAGGCCTTTTTGCTGTGCAGTTCCTTGTACATACTTGCATTCAAGCAAGGGATTAGACAAAAAAAATGTATATGCAGTTGTCAAAACTTTAGTAATTGTCTAGCTGGTTCTTAACTAGGAACTTAGTGTTACATAGACCTAGAAACATAACATCAATTTGAGTCAGAAATATTTGCAGTGGTGGTTTTTTGTCTTGTTAAAATGATTATTAGTTATTGTGTTTTAACATAAAAAAAGGGCAAACCCAGTGTCGGAGGCTCCTACAAGAGTGCGGCCCCACATGAGTGGAGTCTAGGGAAAGAAAAaatcgaggcaagccttcccccatAAAATCTGCGGAGAagctgcttcgaacccacaaTGTGGTGACTTAGTGAGAcggctctcaccactgcaccaagccTGCCCTTCTAAGTGATTGTGTTTACCATAACTATATTAATTGTGGCTGAAAATTGCTTCTTTTAATTGGCACGGCCTTCTTTGACCCCAACTGTCCATGATTCAAGCGGTACTGTTGGTACTTTTGACACAGTTTATTATATCTGTAGGTATAGCCTATATTATGAGTGGATGCTCTGAGTGAAAAAAAATTCTCAATTAGTTTTTGAGTCCATGAAATTGAGCTTCTCAATTCgcttgagaaaaaaaaaagataatagAGCAATAAAAATGGAAAAGTTCGATATATAACAAGAGCTTTGGGCAAGAATAGCCTAGAGGAAACATGTATATTGCATTGCCATCATGGCTTGAAATTGTAGGTGTAGCACAGCAGCTTTGAATGAGCCATATCTCTCTTTCTAACTGACATGTTGTCATCCATGTCATTTGTTGCCATCATGGATTGATGTGCTTTTTTATCCTAAATTATGGAGTGATTTCTTTTTAACTGTGCTTGTGTATGGCTGGactatttttctattttctagGGTTTGCACTAATGTAAGTAGCTTTATTTCTATGTCTTTTCAGTCCAACAAGCACGGAAGTTACTAGATAAGAGGAGAAGGAAGATCAAAGATCAAAGCGCAACAAGAAGATCAAAGTGCTCGTGATGGTTGTTTTTTTTTAAGGTCACCGGGCATGGTGGTTGTTTCGTTCCATGACTTCCTATATATAAAACATTATTCAAAAGAACTTTATCGTTGTGCAAGCAAGACATGAGTTATGGGTTGTACATGTACATGACAAACATCTTAGCTGTGTACATACATAAGTGATCCAGAGTGGTTGTGAGTATTTTGTATAAAACATTGTACAGTTACAAATGTTGATCAGGTTGTGAGTATGGTTTAGCCGGTTTCAAATGAGCATTGACCCTGAGTGGTCGACTGCACGTTGCAGTTCACCTCAGCACATGCAAAATGGAGGCTCCATGAGGTGATGACGGCTATAGGGGTATATGGTGGTTGCCATTTTAGTCTTTCAAGAAACTACAGATCAATTTAGTCAAAAATAATTTTAGAGGTTAGTATATATATTTTCAATTATATATGTGGTTGTATGGTAATTATTGGAGTTGCAATGTAATTATTTAGACAGGAAAACATTGGAACGTAACTAGAGAGTACCAGTTTGTGATATCTTTTGGTGGTTTTAAATTGCACCCCGAATGTTgtcgtggcgttagcacgggcacgcTAAGTATAAAGAAAGGTACCAGCAAGGATATACATACTACTACAAATACGGTATCGATGTGTATGGCGCGCGCGGATTAATCAACGGGATTAATAATCACTATAATAAAAATCAATTGATGAATCTTAGCGCGGGCGGCGCGGGCGCcggcgcgtcgccgccgccggtggcgcGCTTGATGAGCGCATTCGCGACGCGCATGACCGCCTCGAAGTCCCTGTTCTTGGCTACCAGGGCGGCCTTGATGGGCGTGTTTGGGGCGTGCTTGCAGGACTCGTCGCAGGACCACGTGTCCTCCTCCGCCGTGTCCAGGAACTGCTTCACGTCGCGGATCTTGCCGTCGTCGAGGCCGCCCTCGGTGTCGTCCAGGTGGTCCAGCGCCTCCTCGATGTCCTCGGCGCACTCGTTCAGGCACTGCCACATGAGGTTGTCCTTGACCACGTCCAACTCGTGCCGCGCGTAGTCGCCCACCGCGCCGCCAGCGGTCGACGCCGcgcggagcgccgccgccgccaggtcCAGTGGGCTGGCCGCCGAGGCCTTGATGCTGTGGTCGGCCTGGAGCGCGCGCAGGCACACGTCCGGGTGCGGCGTCGCCGCGCACGACGCCTTGAGGTCCACGCCGCCACTGACGCCGACGCCGGCGGCGCGCACGCCGAGGGACACGGAGAGGAACAGCGCGATGACCACGGCCAGGAGGGAGCCGCAGTACCAGCTCATGGCCGACCTCGCCTCCATCGCCGTGTATATGCTCGCTCGATGGATCGGATCGGAGACGCTTGCTTCTCGGGGCGACCGGGCCGGTGGGCGGCGAGAAGAAATAGCTAGTAGCTAGAATGCACGGCTGGCATGCGGGCACACGTATATATGCGCGGTGGTTCCATGGATGGAGTCGCCGAGGAGGCCGCGCCACCGTCTCCTACGCACCTGCGGCCGGGAGCGTTTTGCGAGCTAACTGCATCTGAAAATGCATCGGCATCGGCCGGCTCCATCGGTTGCCTTGCCTCCATGCACGGGCGGGCGGCGTGTGTGAGACCGACAGTGTAATTTTGCTAGTACTCTTTTTCTTGGAGGAAAACAAGAATTATATTTGATAATATCTGGGTTTTTCAACATGTTACAAGCACTCTGCATTACATAAATATCCAGAAACCGATTTTCATTTAAATTggacccacgctgtgaatagttTCAGATCTCAAAACcaacaccatgttcgcttgattgtatcagccatgcttatcagccatgatacagtgtttttctcttacaacaaaacaacatcagccggcttataagccacagaaacgatcaagcgaacaaggTGCCTGTACAACGCTTTACAGCATGGATGACCGCACAGGCAAAGACTCGACAAAAGGCCTGATAACATATACCCGACGAACGACAGCCAACTTCATATAGGCGCTAGAGGGTTTAGGAAGGCCGTCACCCACATCTATCCCGTTCAGGTCCATCTCGGTCCAGAAGGCAGCCGCTACCCGGCTCCTCACGTTCTTCACCGACAGAGGGCGTTCAAGTCCTCAGGCGGTGAACTCAAATCATCTGCTACATCTACGACCTCCATCGCATCTCCAACGATACAGATGGCGTCCACATGCTCTGGTTAGTCACTAAGATACATTTCGCATAAATTTGAGTTAGT
It encodes:
- the LOC136481571 gene encoding pectinesterase 1-like codes for the protein MEARSAMSWYCGSLLAVVIALFLSVSLGVRAAGVGVSGGVDLKASCAATPHPDVCLRALQADHSIKASAASPLDLAAAALRAASTAGGAVGDYARHELDVVKDNLMWQCLNECAEDIEEALDHLDDTEGGLDDGKIRDVKQFLDTAEEDTWSCDESCKHAPNTPIKAALVAKNRDFEAVMRVANALIKRATGGGDAPAPAPPALRFIN